In Dromiciops gliroides isolate mDroGli1 chromosome 4, mDroGli1.pri, whole genome shotgun sequence, one DNA window encodes the following:
- the LOC122725509 gene encoding cytochrome b-c1 complex subunit 10-like, translated as MLNKFLGPCYKELVKYWLPTAGTWGAVGAVGLVWATDWRLILDWVAYINGKFKKDN; from the coding sequence ATGCTGAACAAGTTCCTGGGGCCATGCTACAAGGAGCTGGTCAAGTACTGGCTTCCCACAGCAGGCACATGGGGTGCTGTTGGTGCCGTGGGGCTGGTTTGGGCCACTGACTGGCGTCTGATTCTGGATTGGGTAGCATACATCAATGGCAAATTTAAGAAGGACAATTAA